The following are from one region of the Nostoc cf. commune SO-36 genome:
- a CDS encoding YdcF family protein, with amino-acid sequence MKNSTTPHVNYKIPKKWLILVTLALISALLLAIASTALSIYLYGSSTNNIKADAAIVFRSRSLGTRTSPVFRERINHAINLYKNGSVKTIIFTGGVGESNEPAEAIVGKNYAIAQQVKAADIFTETQSRTTHQNLKNALEVANAHQLTKFLIVSDPLHLKRAVLMARGLGMDAHSSPTPTTRYRSFHSQIEFLSRETYFYFVYLVFKI; translated from the coding sequence ATGAAAAATAGCACAACGCCCCATGTCAATTACAAAATTCCCAAAAAATGGTTAATTTTGGTTACATTGGCTTTGATATCTGCCTTGTTGCTGGCGATCGCATCTACAGCCTTAAGTATTTACTTGTATGGCAGCAGTACTAATAATATCAAGGCAGATGCAGCAATTGTTTTTAGGAGCCGCAGTTTGGGGACAAGAACATCTCCTGTTTTCAGAGAGCGAATCAATCACGCCATTAACTTATATAAAAATGGATCTGTTAAGACGATTATTTTTACTGGCGGAGTTGGCGAAAGTAATGAACCAGCTGAAGCTATAGTTGGAAAAAATTATGCGATCGCGCAACAGGTAAAAGCTGCTGACATTTTCACTGAAACTCAATCTCGCACAACTCACCAAAACCTCAAAAATGCTTTGGAAGTAGCGAATGCTCACCAATTAACTAAGTTTCTTATTGTTAGCGATCCATTGCATCTGAAGCGAGCCGTATTAATGGCGCGAGGTTTAGGAATGGATGCACATTCGTCTCCCACACCTACTACCCGCTATCGCAGTTTTCACAGTCAGATAGAGTTTTTAAGCCGAGAAACTTATTTTTACTTTGTCTATTTAGTGTTTAAAATCTAG